A portion of the uncultured Draconibacterium sp. genome contains these proteins:
- a CDS encoding TraG family conjugative transposon ATPase codes for MRVKPIQISLPVLGFDGDILISNNLDMGFGLRLFLPELLSCSTEKLYMLHDTFQRVVNILPENTLLHKQDFFFPEDFSTNHETALKNKSTLSGNYLKHFQGRSYLKHECYLYVSLMNTGLLKNYLGSSLIFSRKARLEEARLQEKIRELQTNLASIFRQSGIESTPVTREQAMGTASEIGLIERYLTLNFREGQPLLGGIDFRDRLRVMDRFVEILSLSDHSHLPTEVRPTSGHPRTGLPVSLVYPLSWHLPYSHITNQFIYVPGQQEVKAGLEGDYKKIYSLSKFSSENKINAGLIENFLDTVQTSGEKIVKTHFNVTLLDTSISNLKKIKSEAATAFSLMNCFPYQHTYDLPFLFFAGLPFSTQLPETELFLTQVPQACCLTNFEGEVKNSDSTFTIHLSDRMEGCPVKIDLSDEPMKKHLIHNRNKIIIGGSGSGKSFFTNHLLRQYAESKNCHVVLLDVGRSYEILTRYLDERLKEKGGARMIEFSETNPISFNPFVVDGSPDLERRQTILSVIYTIYKEQLTEMEKDVIAFSVNRYFETKRQKKRSFNDYFEFCKEIIPRLAEEESIEFNSNEFFFILSKYYEGGEYDYLLNKPMQTDEFFSCPFLVFELDAIKDHPVIFPVATLIIMDIFLQKMRKLKGTRKVICLEEAWKAIATPQMADYLKYFFKTIRKFFGEAMVVTQEVDDVISSPIIRDAIINNADTRILLDMGKFKNKFDEISRFLGLNNFQKEQILSINKNLPSNRKFKEVFISLGEYSRVFALEVSRAEYYCYTTEQTEKEQVLEQLIEDQSILEILKQM; via the coding sequence ATGAGAGTAAAACCAATACAAATAAGCCTGCCTGTACTGGGGTTTGATGGAGATATTCTGATCTCTAATAACCTGGATATGGGATTCGGACTGCGATTATTTTTACCCGAGTTGTTGTCTTGCAGCACGGAAAAATTATACATGCTTCACGATACCTTTCAGCGGGTAGTAAACATCCTTCCGGAAAATACCCTGCTTCATAAGCAGGACTTCTTTTTCCCCGAAGATTTTTCTACAAATCACGAAACTGCGTTGAAGAATAAATCAACGTTGAGTGGAAACTATTTGAAGCATTTTCAGGGAAGAAGCTACCTGAAACATGAATGCTACCTGTATGTGAGCTTGATGAATACCGGCCTTTTAAAAAACTACCTGGGCTCCTCGCTGATCTTCTCAAGAAAAGCGAGACTGGAAGAGGCACGGCTACAGGAAAAAATCCGTGAATTGCAGACCAACCTGGCCTCGATTTTCCGGCAAAGTGGCATTGAAAGTACGCCGGTAACCAGGGAACAAGCCATGGGAACAGCCTCGGAAATTGGCCTGATTGAACGCTATCTGACACTAAACTTCAGGGAGGGACAGCCTCTGCTGGGAGGAATTGATTTCCGGGACAGGTTAAGGGTAATGGATCGCTTTGTGGAAATTCTGAGTCTGAGTGACCATTCGCACCTGCCAACAGAAGTACGCCCCACAAGCGGCCATCCCCGCACCGGGCTGCCCGTGTCGCTGGTCTATCCGTTGAGCTGGCACCTGCCGTATTCACATATTACCAACCAGTTTATCTATGTTCCCGGACAACAGGAAGTAAAAGCAGGACTGGAAGGCGATTATAAAAAGATCTACAGCTTATCGAAATTCTCCTCCGAGAACAAGATCAATGCCGGACTGATTGAAAACTTTCTGGACACCGTGCAAACCTCGGGAGAGAAGATCGTAAAAACCCACTTTAATGTGACACTGCTGGATACTTCGATCTCAAATTTGAAGAAAATCAAAAGTGAAGCGGCTACTGCTTTTTCGCTGATGAACTGTTTTCCCTATCAGCATACCTATGACTTGCCGTTTTTGTTTTTTGCCGGATTGCCTTTCAGCACCCAGCTGCCCGAAACAGAACTGTTTTTGACACAGGTACCACAAGCCTGTTGTTTGACAAACTTTGAAGGCGAGGTCAAGAACTCAGATTCAACATTTACTATTCACTTGTCAGACCGGATGGAAGGCTGCCCGGTAAAAATTGACCTGTCGGATGAACCCATGAAAAAGCACCTGATCCATAACCGCAACAAAATCATTATCGGCGGATCGGGATCCGGAAAATCCTTTTTTACCAATCACCTGCTGCGGCAATATGCCGAAAGTAAAAACTGCCATGTTGTATTGCTGGATGTGGGGCGTAGCTATGAGATCCTGACCCGTTATCTTGATGAACGACTAAAGGAAAAAGGTGGGGCCAGAATGATTGAGTTCTCAGAAACCAATCCCATTTCATTTAACCCTTTTGTGGTGGATGGTTCACCGGACCTGGAACGCCGGCAAACCATTCTGTCGGTTATTTACACCATTTACAAAGAACAGCTTACCGAAATGGAAAAGGATGTCATTGCCTTTTCTGTCAACCGCTATTTTGAGACAAAACGCCAAAAAAAACGCTCGTTTAACGACTACTTCGAGTTTTGCAAGGAGATCATTCCACGGTTGGCCGAAGAAGAATCCATTGAGTTTAATAGCAATGAATTTTTCTTTATTCTCAGTAAATACTACGAAGGAGGAGAATACGATTACCTGTTAAATAAACCCATGCAAACCGATGAGTTTTTCTCCTGTCCGTTTCTGGTGTTCGAGCTGGATGCCATAAAAGACCATCCGGTTATTTTTCCGGTAGCCACGCTGATCATCATGGATATTTTTCTGCAGAAGATGCGGAAGCTAAAAGGTACCCGAAAAGTTATCTGTTTGGAAGAAGCCTGGAAAGCCATCGCCACACCACAAATGGCAGATTATCTAAAGTATTTTTTCAAAACCATTCGTAAATTCTTTGGAGAAGCGATGGTGGTAACACAGGAAGTGGACGATGTGATCTCATCGCCCATTATCCGTGATGCGATTATCAACAATGCCGATACCCGGATTCTGCTGGATATGGGCAAGTTCAAAAACAAGTTCGATGAAATCAGTCGTTTTCTGGGATTGAATAATTTCCAAAAAGAACAAATCCTGTCGATCAATAAAAATCTTCCATCCAATCGAAAATTTAAGGAAGTATTTATCTCCCTGGGAGAATATTCACGGGTGTTTGCCCTGGAAGTTAGCCGTGCCGAATACTATTGTTACACCACCGAACAAACCGAAAAGGAACAGGTGCTTGAACAGCTGATCGAAGACCAATCCATTCTTGAGATCTTAAAACAAATGTAA
- the traK gene encoding conjugative transposon protein TraK, translating into MHKQFDIQRKFRFIVYVLVLISLSLMGVSSYIYYESVQLVELSKEKIYVLDNGKSLLVALREDISENRDAEARDHVKRFHELFFTLEPDKTYIENNVREALYLADRSAMEQYQAFKENNLYNQVIASDISMTLQTDSIRLDFSGYPYRFTFIGKQKIVRKSNITIRSLKTSGYLRNISRTDNNPHGFLMENWRIDENKDLESIRRKSF; encoded by the coding sequence ATGCATAAACAATTTGATATACAACGTAAGTTCCGCTTTATCGTTTATGTGCTGGTACTGATCAGCCTTTCGCTGATGGGGGTGAGCAGTTACATCTACTATGAGTCGGTGCAGCTGGTAGAACTTTCCAAAGAGAAAATCTATGTGCTTGATAACGGTAAATCCCTGCTGGTCGCTCTTCGGGAAGATATCAGTGAAAACAGGGATGCGGAGGCCAGAGATCATGTAAAACGTTTTCATGAGCTGTTTTTTACCCTCGAACCCGATAAAACCTACATTGAAAACAACGTCAGGGAAGCTTTGTATCTGGCTGACCGGAGTGCCATGGAGCAGTATCAGGCTTTTAAGGAGAATAACCTGTATAACCAGGTGATCGCTTCTGATATCAGCATGACCCTGCAGACGGATTCCATTCGGCTGGATTTTTCGGGTTATCCCTATCGTTTCACATTTATCGGAAAGCAGAAGATCGTTCGAAAATCCAACATCACGATCCGTAGCCTGAAGACCTCCGGTTACTTGAGAAACATCTCCCGGACAGACAATAATCCCCATGGTTTTCTGATGGAAAACTGGCGGATTGATGAGAACAAAGACCTGGAAAGCATACGCAGAAAATCTTTCTAA
- the traM gene encoding conjugative transposon protein TraM, whose product MKKILIKNKALFILPLALLPFVILIFWVLGGGGVQEEKEKLAQSPNKGINYDLPDADNSIEIYDKMEAYQKDESQVAQVPEVDVNDTTKQEEVSIQDSMEQDNTMLDENADQGQILAHIRNKEKLVQQELQGKPEVRKSGKKPSPQYQSKPMESVVKKHRETTKSVTSTTGIEELDKIIDENIVLNRRNDSLKYTLQQAQGRLQQIEAIQNRSFTLEKNRSSGFNPKETPEQALIKAEIYETATVLNGNRVKLRLLEDTRVNAQKIPRNTFIYGICKIKNERLLIEITQIPIKENFVPVKLTICDLDGLEGLYVPDNAARKVYQEVGASTNTSSLMGVTNNPLTYTGIRAADRAAQTMLKRVRLKKVTVKKNTLVYIINQK is encoded by the coding sequence ATGAAGAAAATTTTGATAAAGAATAAAGCGCTGTTTATCCTTCCACTGGCATTATTACCCTTTGTGATTTTGATCTTCTGGGTATTGGGTGGAGGAGGAGTTCAAGAGGAAAAAGAGAAGCTTGCTCAGTCACCGAATAAAGGAATAAACTATGACCTGCCGGATGCCGATAATTCCATTGAAATCTACGATAAAATGGAAGCTTATCAGAAGGATGAATCACAAGTGGCACAGGTGCCTGAGGTTGATGTAAATGATACAACGAAGCAGGAAGAAGTCAGTATTCAGGATTCAATGGAGCAGGACAACACCATGTTGGATGAAAATGCCGATCAAGGACAAATTCTTGCTCATATCCGAAATAAAGAAAAGCTGGTACAACAGGAACTACAAGGAAAACCGGAAGTTCGAAAGAGTGGGAAAAAACCATCTCCCCAATACCAGAGCAAACCAATGGAATCGGTAGTGAAAAAACACAGGGAAACAACAAAATCAGTAACGTCGACAACCGGTATTGAAGAACTGGATAAGATCATCGATGAAAACATCGTGCTTAACCGAAGAAATGATTCACTAAAATATACGCTTCAACAAGCTCAGGGACGCTTGCAACAGATCGAGGCCATACAAAACCGGTCCTTTACCCTGGAGAAAAACCGGTCATCCGGATTTAATCCAAAGGAGACACCGGAGCAAGCGCTGATCAAAGCAGAGATTTATGAAACCGCAACTGTTCTCAATGGCAACCGGGTAAAACTTCGCCTGCTGGAAGACACCCGGGTCAATGCTCAGAAAATACCTCGTAACACATTTATCTACGGGATCTGCAAGATCAAAAATGAACGGCTTCTGATCGAAATCACCCAAATACCCATTAAGGAAAACTTTGTCCCGGTAAAACTTACCATCTGTGACCTGGATGGATTGGAGGGACTTTATGTACCGGATAATGCCGCACGCAAAGTTTACCAGGAAGTAGGCGCTTCAACCAATACCTCTTCACTGATGGGCGTTACCAACAATCCACTTACCTATACCGGAATACGTGCTGCTGACCGGGCTGCCCAAACCATGCTCAAACGTGTACGCCTGAAAAAAGTAACCGTCAAAAAAAACACACTGGTTTATATCATCAATCAAAAATAA
- a CDS encoding DUF4138 domain-containing protein: MKQTIFIIAFFLFSLAVDAQNQIEICQNKTTHLIAEEKITYLQVGDPDKLIAEVVPEQPNMVRVKAVDDFEGESSLTVVSANRSYSLFVRYSDGNKISYKLEEFHGDKAGDLKIGPVPEYLLKELCGQILNDCTQKPIRTRTKKDGIIFRLRNLYLKQDLLFFELEITNTTNIVLDMEAIHWWIDDRMQVKATNAQEYQVEELYRHYKWERIPAKTTLREVVVLPKFIVPDKRILKIELLEKALGNTGRKLTLEVKNKAILKAHSF, encoded by the coding sequence ATGAAACAAACAATATTTATCATCGCATTCTTTCTTTTTTCACTGGCAGTAGATGCCCAGAACCAAATAGAAATCTGTCAAAACAAAACCACACACCTGATCGCTGAAGAAAAAATTACCTACCTGCAGGTGGGTGATCCGGATAAACTGATTGCGGAAGTAGTCCCTGAACAGCCCAATATGGTCCGGGTAAAAGCTGTGGATGATTTTGAGGGAGAATCCTCTCTAACAGTGGTTAGTGCCAACCGTTCCTATTCGCTGTTTGTAAGGTATTCCGATGGTAACAAGATCTCCTATAAACTGGAAGAATTTCATGGAGACAAAGCCGGGGATTTAAAAATTGGGCCTGTGCCTGAATACCTGCTAAAAGAGTTGTGTGGACAGATCCTTAATGATTGCACTCAAAAACCAATCCGAACCAGAACCAAAAAAGATGGGATTATTTTCCGCTTACGAAATCTTTACCTCAAGCAGGATTTGCTGTTCTTTGAACTGGAAATCACCAACACCACCAATATCGTTCTGGATATGGAAGCCATTCACTGGTGGATCGATGACAGGATGCAGGTAAAAGCCACTAATGCGCAGGAATACCAGGTGGAAGAATTGTACCGTCATTATAAATGGGAGCGCATTCCTGCTAAAACCACACTTCGGGAAGTCGTTGTATTGCCCAAGTTTATTGTTCCCGATAAACGCATTTTAAAGATCGAACTTCTGGAAAAAGCTCTTGGGAATACCGGAAGAAAACTAACGCTGGAGGTGAAAAACAAAGCTATCCTAAAAGCGCATTCATTCTAA
- a CDS encoding YWFCY domain-containing protein: MLNESRELQRLHEGFRFFSYLLLFLSLYIDQLVWFREQGFCIPEFAMVLEKILQIQFLANTLWAKTVCIAFLAITCIGTKAKKDRDLKVSAIVLQVLTGLLMYWGSLLLIVTVPLAYLLLSFFGFVFLNIGFDNISKLINVNLMKDRFNLENESFPQEQDYEENEYSVNLETLFQYRNKQHEGWINVINPFRGSIVIGTPGSGKSYSVVLPFIKQHLEKGFCMCVYDFKFSDLSGVAYNHFLKAQKNKKLPEQSRFYVINFDDIRKSYRCNPLAPELMESPIDAFESSRTVLYNLNREWIRKQGEFFSESAVTFFAAVIWFLKKYKDGEYCTLPHAIELLQLEYDDLFEVLSQEKDVVNIINPFINAHKRGANEQLEGQLGSLKIAISKIISKEIYWICSGNDFSLDINNPELPKVVCLANNPLRIEMYGAVLSLFITRMLKVINRKNQQKTSLIFDELPTIYFRGLDTLIATARSNKISTLLGIQTIDQLIRDYGKEQANAILTNIGNAFAGQSVGETARFIQSRMGKILQERQSININRNTQSSTFSTQMDFLVPEGKIATLPQGYMVGQVADNFGQQVGQRNFNCLIDVDTDQIENEERNYKEIPEVYEIDNLQELLENNRTRICNDITKILLEINKDSK; this comes from the coding sequence ATGCTTAACGAATCCAGGGAATTACAACGTCTCCATGAAGGTTTCAGGTTTTTTTCTTACCTGCTGCTGTTTCTGTCCTTATACATCGATCAGTTGGTATGGTTCAGGGAACAGGGATTCTGTATCCCTGAGTTTGCCATGGTCCTGGAAAAGATACTTCAGATTCAGTTTCTTGCCAACACGCTATGGGCAAAAACAGTATGTATCGCTTTTCTGGCTATAACATGTATAGGTACCAAAGCGAAAAAGGACCGGGACCTGAAAGTTTCTGCCATCGTTTTGCAGGTACTTACCGGCCTGCTGATGTATTGGGGAAGTCTGTTGCTTATCGTTACCGTACCTTTGGCGTATTTACTGTTGTCATTTTTTGGTTTTGTGTTCCTGAATATTGGTTTTGATAACATCTCCAAACTGATCAATGTGAACCTGATGAAAGACCGTTTTAACCTGGAAAATGAGAGCTTTCCACAGGAACAGGACTATGAAGAAAATGAGTATTCCGTAAATCTGGAAACCCTATTTCAGTACCGGAATAAACAACACGAAGGTTGGATCAATGTAATCAATCCCTTTCGGGGAAGCATTGTGATTGGTACACCCGGCTCTGGTAAATCTTATTCGGTAGTCCTTCCTTTTATCAAACAACACCTGGAAAAGGGATTCTGTATGTGTGTTTATGATTTTAAGTTTTCGGACCTATCAGGGGTAGCTTATAATCATTTTCTTAAAGCTCAGAAGAATAAGAAACTGCCGGAGCAATCCCGGTTTTATGTCATCAATTTTGATGATATCCGAAAATCCTACCGTTGTAATCCACTGGCGCCGGAACTGATGGAGAGCCCCATCGATGCTTTTGAATCTTCCCGGACAGTACTCTATAACCTTAACCGGGAATGGATACGTAAACAGGGCGAATTTTTTTCGGAATCGGCAGTAACCTTTTTTGCAGCTGTGATCTGGTTCCTGAAGAAGTACAAAGACGGGGAGTATTGTACCTTGCCACATGCCATTGAACTGCTGCAGCTGGAATACGATGATCTGTTTGAAGTGCTTTCGCAGGAAAAAGATGTGGTGAATATCATCAATCCTTTTATCAATGCGCACAAGCGGGGAGCCAATGAACAGCTGGAAGGACAACTGGGGAGTTTAAAGATTGCTATTTCCAAGATCATTAGTAAAGAAATCTACTGGATCTGTTCGGGTAATGATTTTTCGCTGGATATTAATAATCCTGAACTTCCGAAGGTGGTATGTCTGGCCAATAATCCATTGCGTATAGAAATGTATGGCGCTGTGCTGTCGCTGTTTATTACCCGGATGCTGAAAGTGATCAACAGGAAAAATCAGCAAAAGACCTCACTTATTTTTGACGAGCTGCCAACTATTTATTTCCGGGGACTGGATACACTGATTGCAACAGCACGGAGTAATAAAATTTCTACGCTGCTGGGCATACAAACCATCGATCAACTAATCCGTGATTATGGAAAAGAACAGGCCAATGCGATTCTAACCAATATTGGAAATGCTTTTGCCGGACAGTCGGTGGGAGAAACAGCACGTTTCATTCAGAGTCGTATGGGAAAGATCCTGCAGGAACGTCAGTCCATAAATATCAACCGGAATACCCAGTCTTCGACCTTTTCAACACAAATGGATTTTCTGGTACCCGAAGGGAAAATTGCCACACTGCCACAAGGCTATATGGTAGGGCAGGTGGCCGATAACTTTGGACAGCAGGTAGGACAGCGCAATTTTAACTGCCTGATTGATGTGGATACCGACCAAATTGAAAATGAAGAACGGAATTATAAGGAGATCCCTGAAGTATATGAAATTGACAATCTGCAGGAATTATTGGAAAACAATCGCACCCGGATTTGCAATGATATCACGAAAATTCTTTTGGAAATCAACAAAGACTCAAAATAG
- a CDS encoding DUF3945 domain-containing protein — protein MEQSTRIKKEEIPFAKLEKVGVDKEFVNRMEPQELNAFLNGYRSDKLYTVNAKINDQEFRIPAKLRLQKGEDGAVNVKVHPIQRLNIPEKFMGHKFTEEERNALLKDKNLGKTIELKGIDGKKDKYYMAIDPKTNELIPLRTSNIKVPDKIKGATLSEEQKQKLARGEKVYLDKMTGRNGQKFGASLQVDAANRSINFSGFKQEQKLTETENEKQTKTKGAKQKVS, from the coding sequence ATGGAACAAAGTACTAGAATCAAAAAAGAAGAAATCCCTTTTGCTAAACTGGAAAAGGTGGGTGTAGACAAAGAATTTGTAAACCGTATGGAACCCCAGGAACTGAATGCTTTTCTGAATGGCTACCGTTCAGATAAACTGTATACGGTAAATGCTAAGATCAATGACCAGGAATTTCGGATTCCGGCTAAACTACGACTTCAGAAAGGGGAAGATGGTGCAGTTAATGTAAAAGTGCATCCCATTCAGCGCCTGAATATCCCTGAAAAATTTATGGGACACAAGTTTACAGAGGAAGAACGAAATGCCTTGTTAAAGGATAAGAACCTGGGGAAAACCATTGAACTTAAAGGAATTGATGGAAAGAAAGACAAGTATTATATGGCCATTGATCCGAAAACCAATGAACTAATTCCGCTTCGTACGAGCAATATTAAAGTACCTGATAAAATTAAGGGTGCGACTTTGTCTGAAGAACAAAAGCAAAAACTGGCTCGTGGAGAAAAGGTCTATCTGGATAAAATGACCGGCAGAAATGGACAAAAATTTGGCGCATCACTTCAGGTGGATGCAGCTAACCGAAGTATCAACTTTTCCGGGTTTAAGCAGGAGCAAAAACTGACGGAAACAGAAAACGAAAAACAAACAAAAACAAAAGGGGCTAAACAAAAAGTGAGTTAG
- the mobC gene encoding plasmid mobilization relaxosome protein MobC: MSRNRNPRVKKTEAVRVRFTPLEKKLLCDRCKREGYKNLSNFFRAKVMRHREIKKIEVSPEFNTLIKSLDFNLNKIGVNLNQVAKQINTKKNNKLTSADRHTLDKVQQELMKCFASLQKYMDLIR, from the coding sequence ATGTCTCGAAACAGGAATCCGAGAGTTAAAAAAACAGAAGCGGTCCGTGTTCGTTTTACTCCCTTGGAAAAGAAATTACTTTGCGACCGGTGCAAAAGAGAAGGCTATAAAAACCTGAGTAATTTTTTTCGGGCAAAGGTTATGCGCCACCGTGAAATTAAAAAGATAGAAGTCTCCCCCGAATTTAATACCCTGATCAAAAGCCTGGATTTTAACCTCAACAAAATTGGGGTGAATCTTAACCAGGTTGCAAAACAGATTAATACTAAAAAGAACAATAAGCTCACATCTGCCGACCGGCATACACTAGACAAGGTGCAGCAAGAACTAATGAAGTGCTTTGCTTCCCTCCAGAAATACATGGATTTAATCCGGTAA
- a CDS encoding relaxase/mobilization nuclease domain-containing protein, with amino-acid sequence MVIVMHKSAYTENVMMYNEKKVNEGVATFFHFKNTKSANPFNYDEKHRLRILMDIEDENPRAWNKCFHVSFNPSTEDFKVMEETTIKKEIDHMMEHMGYGHQPYFVYRHEDLERVHFHIVSTRIDCVTHQKIKDNFERLKMQRFLYKLEEKYNLPLKEKPQEINFRFSARSRNIKENLENLFKHLNEKDELTTKDMYDQALLSFKVEIQKSGRGHIVVVLGDDGKPARYPIRLSNFKNKPRFYSKENRLAEQETVGKQQKFDKSQNIDLTKVGVIARDLNRLVERSNQSNKSSKPKIKRIKKGRQKRF; translated from the coding sequence ATGGTAATTGTGATGCATAAGAGTGCTTATACGGAGAACGTGATGATGTACAATGAAAAGAAGGTAAACGAAGGAGTTGCCACGTTTTTTCATTTTAAAAATACAAAGTCGGCTAATCCGTTTAACTACGATGAAAAACACCGGCTAAGAATCTTGATGGATATTGAGGACGAAAATCCCCGTGCCTGGAATAAGTGTTTTCATGTGTCGTTTAATCCCTCAACAGAAGATTTTAAAGTAATGGAAGAAACTACCATTAAAAAGGAAATAGATCATATGATGGAGCATATGGGTTATGGTCATCAGCCTTATTTTGTGTACCGTCACGAAGATTTGGAACGTGTTCACTTTCATATCGTCTCAACGCGGATTGATTGTGTAACACATCAAAAGATAAAGGACAATTTTGAGCGGCTGAAGATGCAACGGTTTTTATATAAACTGGAAGAAAAATACAATCTGCCCCTGAAAGAAAAACCACAGGAGATTAACTTTCGTTTCTCGGCACGCAGCAGAAATATCAAGGAAAACCTGGAAAACCTGTTTAAACATCTGAATGAAAAGGATGAACTCACCACTAAAGATATGTATGATCAGGCTTTGTTATCTTTTAAGGTAGAGATTCAAAAATCAGGAAGAGGCCACATCGTAGTGGTTCTGGGTGATGATGGTAAACCGGCACGTTATCCCATTCGCCTGTCGAATTTTAAAAATAAACCCCGGTTTTATTCCAAAGAAAACAGGTTGGCAGAACAAGAAACGGTGGGGAAGCAACAAAAATTCGATAAATCTCAGAATATTGATTTAACCAAGGTTGGAGTTATTGCAAGGGATTTGAATCGTCTGGTGGAGCGAAGTAATCAATCAAATAAGTCTTCAAAACCAAAGATAAAGAGGATAAAGAAAGGGAGACAGAAAAGATTTTAA